Proteins encoded together in one Capricornis sumatraensis isolate serow.1 unplaced genomic scaffold, serow.2 scaffold3, whole genome shotgun sequence window:
- the LOC138072327 gene encoding large ribosomal subunit protein P1-like, producing the protein MVQVLELACIHLALILHNNEVMLLALAYVNIRSLICIVGADGPILSTTAAPAEEKNVEAKKEESEESDDDMAFGLFD; encoded by the exons ATGGTCCAGGTCTTGGAGCTTGCCTGCATCCACTTGGCCCTCATTCTGCACAACAATGAGGTGATG CTGTT AGCTTTGGCCTATGTCAACATCAGAAGCCTCATCTGCATTGTGGGGGCTGATGGACCTATCCTATCCACCACTGCTGCCCCAGCTGAGGAGAAAAATGtggaagcaaagaaagaagaatctGAAGAGTCTGATGATGACATGGCCTTTGGTCTTTTTGACTAA